Within the Glycine max cultivar Williams 82 chromosome 12, Glycine_max_v4.0, whole genome shotgun sequence genome, the region gaaataaatttaattgaattggtagaagcccaatccaattaaattttagagggggaggtgagcatttgcttactacaccccattgccacatcatatagtcacactttgtgcatgtccttcatgcttttcatgcctcatgacacctaagcacacttagtggagaatcttggaattgatcttggattagtgggctgaaccataactaaaattcactaatcataattagtgaaattttggctccaaagtttggctccacaaattcaatttcaaattcaagtgaaatttgaatttccctccaattttgtgtgacacttaggctataaatagaggtcatgtgtgtgtatttttttgaactttgatcatttgaatattaacttcagatttcagagctctttttgagcacaaaatttcgtgctcttctctccccctcccttcattcatctccttcttcctccaagctcttatccatggcctcctatggtggtgagcttcttctagacttatcttctccttgaagtggcgtctcctctctctcttccttctccattccgctgccatttatcttccaagaagcaaaggaatccattgatgaagaagatcctaggcctacaagctccaatggagcttgcatcatgtggtatcaagagcatcttcatctaggtgatgttcttttgcttcctctatctttataTATTCATGGCTGTAAGCATTTTGGACAGCAACAATCATTCACATCCTAAAGCATTTGAAGTTCAAAAACTTGCATCATATTTACGACTCTTTCTTCACAAATTCTCTTTGCAAGTCTCAGCACATACAACGATGGGATTTCGTCTACCTGGAATAAGAAAGGCATCATTTGCTGCAAACAAAGCATCTTCAAAATCAGTGGATGTACCAAAGGGATATCTTGCAGTCTATGTTGGAGAGAAAATAAAGCGGTTCGTGATCCCCATATCATACTTGAACCAACTTTCATTTCAAGATTTGTTGAGTCAAGCTGAGGAAGAATTCGGGTATGACCATCCAATGGGTGGTCTCACAATACCTTGCGGAGAAGATGTGTTCTTAGATACCGTTTCTCGCTTGAATATGTTTTAGTCCCTTGAAGATGATACTGACATAGACGTAGACTGATCTTGACAGTTTTTTTGTACATAGTTTCTTACCTTGAATACATTCTCTCTCAATATTTGTTATCTTGGGCAAgtgtaaaaaaatgttcatcTTAATGAGAAGTTTCCTACGTGAAGCTTTTTCTcacattttctcttaatttatcAATctgatcaaaataattattgaatatgaaattagctaaaaatatgttgatttaaatcaaataattcttaatatgtcaaattgaaataaaactattaactctactttttataactaaattcaataaaaaaaatagctacTTTAGAAATAGATTGGAAGAAGAAatataagtttaaaataaaatgactgaTTTAATAGTCATTTTAATTGTGAAAAAGTAAAGTACGGAAATTTTAAGTCTTTGTAAACCTGGCTGCTTTGATTTCATCTGGCTCCGAGATCTTTGTGAACCACCCCTGGTAACTGAAACATGGACTCACACGAGATTGAATTTCATCCATAAAAGTTTTTGAGAAGTACATATGAGGCATGCTACATTTCCTTATGATCAAAGATTCTTGAATTCTGTGAGTCAAGCAGCAGTGTCATCTTCACATGATCATGTTAGTTGGTTTTACGGTCTCAACAGATGATATGCTGGTACGGGTtcttaattaattcaatattCTTTGAATCTCGATCCATTTGAAGATATTAACTGTGTTTTGTTGGAGGGAAACAGATAgtatattaatccatgcatttCGTCGCTCCATGTTTTCTTTCTTATGTCATTTCTGTTTAACAAACCAAACAACTAAAATAGGGAATCTATCAATCTCTTAAAAACTTGAAATTGTGTGGTCTTCGCACAATAATCTTTATAGTGATATACTAAACCATTCGTCAAATGAATACAAAATCTCTTTAGCCATCGATGTTATCCATTGAAATTAATGGGAACAAATAAACCATTAAACCTTCATATTAAGTCCATTGAAACTACCTTGGAAATTGGCAGGGGTGGAATCTCGTGAATGATTGGGAccctgaattttaattttacatgcgTGTTATGTGTACAAAAGTTAAAATCTTTCAAACCCTTCCTAAATAAATTGATGCTTCTTGCCCTAGCAAAATACTATTAGGTCTACTCTGCCCTGCCTCGACTATGAAGCACTTGGATTGTTTGTTATGCTGTGGAATTTGGAATTTATGAGAACAATCtagtttttttcctcttttccagCAAGCAACTTTCTATATTGTCTACCATTCTAATTGCAGGGATAAGTGAACATTGTAattcataaaaagaaacaattaaGCAATTGAATTCGTTGGCATTACTCAGAAATTGGTAACATGTTACAAGTTAAAGAAGATGCCTACAGTACAAAATGTCTCTCCTAATCTATGTCAGTCTCCTAAAGTGTGAGATTTATTGTCCATTCAAGCGGGAAGTTATATGTTGGAAGACATCTTCACTACAAGGAATTGTGAGGCCACCCATGGGATGATCATATCCATACTCTTTCTCAGCTTGACTCAATAAGTCTTGAAATGAAGGTTGGTTCAAGTATGATATGGGAATCACAAACCGTTTCTGTTTGTCTCCAACATACACCGCCAAATAGCCCTTTGGAAGTTCAGCTGATTTCGATGCTGATTGGTTAGCGTTGAATGATGCCCGTCGAATAGCAGGTAAACGGAAACCCATTTTGTGTGCTTATTTGTAGGAACAAGAACAAGGCAAAAATCTCAGATCTAAGAAGAATGAATCTAAATATTGATGCTTGATGATGCCAGTGATTTGTGTTGTTTGTGAAGGCAAGAGGAagtgtatttataattttcaagatAATGAGGAAACCAAATTTTAAGAGACATGATTATTAACGGATGGAGGGCACAGAGTTGAGATATCATGTGGTGTTGTCTTAGACGCTACCATCAAGGGTAAAGTTGTGTTTAGGTGCATGGCCCCACCTTCTCAAACAACGGCCAGCATAAAGCATATATGCACTTGCAACCGAATAGGACTCGCTCTACCGAAGCCCAATGTTTGTTCATCCATTGAATATTACTCCATAATTTTGTTAACATGCTTTAGACATGTTTCCATCATTTTGAAAACACAGCTTAATGTTGAATTACAGCTGGTAACTAATATCTGCCTGATGAATTATGAGGCAAGGGTTATAGATTATAGACAAGGGCACCACATGCCCTTGTCTCTCAGTTGGTCCCATGACTCGTATCTCATATCTCTCCACCATGCATTCAAGAAGCCAAATTGCATATCCTTaaatctatatatattcatagCTGCTAGCACTTCGACCTAAACAAATCATATTCACATCATGAAGCATTCCAAGTTCAAAAACTTGCAtcttatttaaaagtattttttcagAACATTTTGTTCCCAAGTCTCAACACATATAAAACAATGGGTTTTCGTTTACCTGGTATCAAAAAAGCATCATTAAACCAAGCATCTTCAAAAGCTGTGGACGTGCCAAAGGGCTACCTTCCAGTCTATGTTGGAGAGAAAATGAAGTGATTTGTGATCCCCTTATCATACTTGAAGCAAACTTCATTTCAAGACATGCTCAGTCTATCCGATGAAGAATTTGGGTATAAACGTCCAATGGGTGGTCTTATGATTCCTTGTGGAGAAAATGTGTTCTTAGATATCACTTCTCGATCGCTTGAATTAATAGGTTCTAACCCTACAATGATAAGACTGACATAGACATATAGTTCTTGACGAAATTTCTGTAATTCAATTTCtcactttgaaaatattttttctttttttgttatcatACTTAGGCAAGTGTAGAAATGTTCAGACAAATATGAAGTTTATGACCATTACCATATATTTCTCTCATTTCCCTTTTTATTTGTGAATATGAAAATCAACTGGTAGTTGAATGCTCAGTTTATAGTGTttatgatgtttatgataaaatgaaaaaataaaaattcttttgttGGTCCttaaaaaagtgaaagaaaacaaGGGTCAATTTGTTTCATAGAAACAATCCGTTGCCCCCCCTGAAAGGTTCGACATAACTCTGATACCATTAAAATGTGACACTCTCTACCtcgatatacatatttatataatagcatacatgaaaatatgaaattacataatgaaattttattcaatgaatATGAAAGAGTTCAAGTGACTAAAAGGTTCATATTCACTTTACTATTACAAATAAAActtgttagaaatatttttggcTCAAAACATCATGCATTTAAAACAAAAGTTCATGCCCCAatgttcaagatcatcacatgatccaaacacaaacaacacacagagagtgagttatcacattcctaactaatagagagaaacaaaacaacatagatatacatatcatataaatgaaatacaacttacttaaacacaaTTCACGTCATTCCACCACTTATCGCGTGACATCACATCTCAACATTACATGTCTCACATATTTTCAtatcattcacgtactcaagaatcaaacacaatatcactcaaccaatcaatatcAATCAATACACAAACATTATGCAACAAATgtactaagactcaatcttatatgtaatgtggtaccatgtcagtgaaaaacctcgtcgagcgcctaggagtacatgacaagacagaccACACACACTGGTAAGTCcgatcactctcactaggtaaaatcatagagagaccagtcaaggtcatgctgttttgcgagaatggtCCAATCATGTGGGATCGGCACAAGCTTAAATGAGCTCTCAAatcgagtgtatttaccccaaggcctacacttcaAAGAGGCCTACACCTCAAGACAAAAGTTATAGAGAAGCATTGGTTCTTTGACTTctagagatatatatatatatatatatatatatatatatatatatatatatagccatAGAGGGTTAAAGAGGCCATACCATACCATACAGTCAATGATATAAGATAAATCTTTTGATATAGGAGTAGGCCAGTGTTACTCAAGCGAAAAAGTAAACCTAAATGTTAAGTCCATTGTTATTTTGCATCTGCCTTGTGAGGGAAGGTACCTTATGGATGATTTTGGTCTtgcactttaaaatttaaattttatgggtatatttattaataaaatatattttaattttgtcccagataaatttttctttctccttgatcctaggaaaaataattttgctcTAACCAGGTTAGGAATCACGTGTTCTGTTAttgcttttaaatttatcaGAACAAAGCCTCAATTTTTTACACCAATCAACCTTTCTCATACAGGGAGAAGGGAACATTGTAACTATTAAACAGAAAACACAGAGGAGATACTTGGGCAGTTGAAATCATTCTCATTGCACATTAACAACGACATACTGTAATTTTGTCAATCTGATAGTCTTTCTTTTCCATATTTCTTGAGAAAGGGAGATCTTTACAAGTTTAGAAGATGCCTATTGTACAAAAATGTCACTACTAATCTATGTCAGCCTCCTAAAGTGTGAGGTTTATTGTCCATTCAAGCAAGAAGTTATACGTTGGAAGACATCTTCGCTGCAAGGAATTGTGAGGCCACCCATGGGATGCTCATATCCAAACTCTTCCTCAGCATGACTCAACAAGTCTTGAAATGAAGGTTGGTTCAAGTATAACACGTAGCCCTTTGGAGCATCCACTGCTTTTGAAGATGCTTGATTGGCTGCAAATAATGCCTTTCTGATACCAGGTAAACGGAAACCCATAGTTCAATTGATTGTGTTAAGAGAATTTAGAAGAGAATGGTTTGACAAAAGTCTTGAAAGCAAGCTTTTGAATTTGGAATGCTTTAGGATGTGAATGATTTGTGTTGTTCCTAAATGCTTTCAGccaagaatatatatagataaaaggATATGTAAGAAACCACTAGATACCTGAATTATTGGTGATGGAGGGATATGAGATAGGAGTAATGGGACCAAATGGGAGACAAGGCATATGATGTTGTCTTGGAGGACTTATTCTAAGAATCAACGTACATGTTATAGTAGATAATGTAAGTTTAACCTTATGTATCTAAGAAAAGAAAGTCTAATTGAATCATGTTAGTATGTTATACTTATTGAGGGTGGTGGGGGCCGGAAACTTCATTTATGCAAATTTCATGCCCTGTTACTTAAAATTTGGCATACATAGAAAATGTGGTTCATAGTGCCTCATGATCATGCGTTCAATGTTGGTTCCCTTCATATCTCCTCTGTTTCAGAGCTATCAACCCACTATGCTCAAGCCTCAATATTTGCAGGTTGCCTATGTCACCGTGATATTAGTTGGTACGTGGAAGAGGTATATGAACAGCATTGTCACCTTATTTAAAGAAACACGTGAGATGTCTAAAGTTTGTCTACATGTCTATAAATGATGTATCTAGAGCACAATAAATGAACAAGAATTAGGTTTCACCTTTGCTGGTGTATTATTTCAAGTGGGTAAATCTGTTAGCCATTATCTCAGAAGGTAGGGACGTGGTCACGTGGAGTATGGTATGCACTCCCATTATCTTCCTAATCCTTGAAAATGAACTCGAAGACAATACCATGTTATCCCCTGTCCCTCAGTAGATCCTATCATAGGCCTGTCAAAAATCATTCATGGTGGAATTGGATTGGAGTTGCAGACTGTCCACCTGGAACTATATATACACTCTTTCTTGCGTCCTCAAGCAACACAAGTCATTTGCATCCTGAAGCAtcagaattcaaatatttatttctcaTACAAGTCCTTTGACAACACTCagtttattatttgtttgtggagaaacaaaaaacaatggGTTTCCTCATACCAGGTATTATTAGACAGGCATCATTTTCTGCTTCCAAAGCAACTCTCAAGGGAGTTGAAGTCCCAAAAGGCTATCTTGCAGTGTATGTTGGAGATAAGATGAGGTGGTTTGTGATTCCAGTATCATACTTGAACCAACCTTCATTTCAACAATTACTAAATCAAGCTGAAGAAGAGTTTGGATTTGATCACCCAATGGGTGGTCTCACAATTCCATGCAAGGAGGATGAGTTTCTAAACCTTACTTCTCGCTTGAATGAGCTGTAAATCAGGCTATAATGGAGACTCAGATAGATTAGTTGAGGCAAATTTATACAGAaggaacttttttttattgtgaataTTTTCCATGTTTTTTCCTTGTATAATCCAATTGAAGTTGGAAATTTGGACTCAAATGAGAATGTTAAGACTAGACATTTCCAAAAACACTTTTTGCATTTTCCAAATCTCaatgaattataatatatacaaCATTACAATTATCTAATTTCAGTTTATATGTATCAggttttcatcttttaataGGGATTAACTTCGTCCCAAATATGAAATCTGTCTCCATGGTCCTAGGATTAAGTTGTACATGAGTGCAAAATTCACTTCCTCAAATGAATAGCCAATAAAGCAACTAGTTGcaataaaatgatatatgatCAAGTAAAAACTAATATTTGTGCATTGATTGGTGCTATTCCATACTTCTGCAGACACACGCTTTAGACACgtcacatgtttttttttcatattcctaAAGCGGTTTAATGCTAAGTTATACTTGCTGCTAATAGCCCGCTAGCATCTACTTGACGAGATGAATTATGCAGCAGTTGACACTGAAATATATATCAGTGTTACTGTGTTAGTAGGGCACAGGAGAACTCGAGCATTACCAGTACTAGACTACTAACCAATGTAACCTTAAAATTTATCCACCTAAAATTGTAAAATGGAGAGTTatcaattttatctaaatctGATACTTTTCTTTTTACAGGTCTCAATCTGATACattaaaaagtattattatggtataaattacattttatatatgGGATAGGATCACTGACACTAGGTGTCAAACTTTTAcacttacaaaattaattaatccaaCCAGTtgaataagttgattttaacttttctaatcatgcataaaaaaattgaggtaGAACAATTATATATTGTGCATTATCTAGTAAtggatatttaataatattttaaataatatgtcAAATAAAATACTGCAATGAAttatcaattagttttttatttgcatGAAATTTTAATACACCAAGTGTAAAACTTTTGTACTTACTtatcatttgataattttttttataatatgaaaTAACCAATTCAACAGTTGAATTGAAAGcctttatataaaatatgacaagtttaatttatatttactaaaattttctcaaaaaattactatttactaaaattagattataaatatattttaaaaaataagataaaaataaatatgttaatataGTACAtgtaattgatatatatatatatatatatatatatatatatatatatatatatatatatatatataatttgtctcttaatttttatgattaaatattattattttaaatgcactactactatttatttaaaaatttaaatatacattaaaatattttttaactgttgttatatatataaatgttttaagcaacaaaatttaaatgcgtttatataattttaaatttatttaaaaaatatatatgttaataacttaatctaaatattatttttacatttcactttgttttaaattttgagatacagaaaattaaattttacttaatacaaataattgaataaaaattaaatcatactGTACATATTATATACCTTATAGTGTTTTCTATATTAAATCAACTAAAtcatgttgttcttgttgttttttttacagaaaatcatgttattttatataaaccAGAGATATTTTAATCAATACACTAAAAATGCTTTAAAATCTCCCTTTGTCCTCAAAATATCCAATACTGGAGTGGAACAAAAATTAGATGAGAAAGGATTTTACTCCTCtccattttccttttctttcatttactcCCAACCAAATACTGTTTAAACCTGCACTTCTAGCATTATATGGTCATAGTTTCATTCATATAACAAAAAGCAGTAATAGAAAAAGCATTGGTTCAGATCAATAAACCATATGTCAATGGTAAGAAAGCTTTCTCGAGAAAGCTTTTGCAGTAGATGTAAGCTGGTGTTTTTCAAGGGAAAAATCAAACCTTGATGTCAGGTCCATTGTTATTGCACACCATAAATATCAGGGAAGGTACCTTGTGTGATCAGGGCCTCAGCAccccaaaatttaatttttatatgaatgttgtgaatgtttattaataaaaacatcTTAACTTTTCCCCAAATAAATTAATCTTTCTCCTTGGTCCTAGTAAAAATGCTTTTGATCTTCCCTTGCTAGGAATCACATGTTGTATCCATGCTTTGAAACTTATCAGGACAACCAATTCTGGTTTCTCTTATTATAGCGAGCAACCATGCCCCTACTCAGGAAGTGAACATTGGCAATGtaactaataaaaagaaaaaacagaggAACTGCTTGAGTAGTTGAATTCCTTgtcattaaacaaaaataaaagaaacaaatttgtCATTCTAATggtcttttcttttctcctatttctcTAAAAGGAAATCTTTACAAACTGAGAAGATGCCTAGTGTACAAAATGTCTCTACAAATCTGTCAGTCTTCTACACTACGAGATTTATAGTCCATTCAAGGGGGAAGTTATGTTTTGGAAGACATCTTCACTGCAAGGAATTGTAAGACCACCCATGGGATGATCATATCCAAACTCTTCCTCAGCTCGACTCAACAAGTCTTGGAATGAAGATTGGGTCAAGTATGATATCGGGATCACAAACCGCTTCATTCTCTCTCCAACATAGACTGCAAGATAGCCCTTTGGCACCTCCACAGCTTTTGAAGATGCTTGGTTTTCAGCAAATGATGCCCTTCTGATACCAGGTAGACGAAAACCCATTGTTGTATTGTATTGCTGAGACTTGAGAAGAAAATTGTCTAAAAAAGACTTGGAAGTTCAGGCTTGTGAATTTCGGATTCTTCAGGATGTGGATGATTTGTGTTGGTTCTAAAATGCTTGCAACCATGAATATATAGAGATAAAAGGATATGAGAAGGCTACTTGAATTATTGGTAAAGGAGGGCCTATGAATATGAGATAGGAGTCATGGGACGAACTGAGAGACAAGGGCATATGGTAATGCTTCAGATGATTCTCCCATAATCAACGTAACATGTTATCATAGATAATACAAGTCCCACCTTCTGGAGCAAAGGCCATCAGATTACCCCACTTGAAATGAAACACGCATATCTATGTAAAAGAGAATCTAAAACGATGATGTTGACACTTATTTGGGGTGGAGGGGACCGCAAACTTCATGTATGCAAGTTCACATGGTATTGCTTAAAATTTGGCATACACAAAAAATGTGGTTCATAGTGCCTCATGATCATGTGTTCAATATCAGTTCTCCTCGTACCTCCAATTCCAATTGAGTCTGCTCATGGTTTACAGGTTGCGTACTCTCACTCTGATATTAGTTGGTGGATGGTCGATATCAATAGCATTGTCATCTATATAAAGAAACATGTGGGATGTCTATGGCATGTCGATCATTCAAACAGCTATAGCATAATGAATGAACAAACATTAGGTTTCACCTGTACATCTGTTGGCCATTATCTCAAAAGGTGGTGGGGTATTTACTCCAATTAACTTCCTAATTCTTGAAATAGATCTCTAAGACAATACCATGTGATCCCTCGTCTCTCGGTTGACCCCATCGTAGCCCCACCAAAAATCATTCATTGTGGTATTGGATTGCAGAGTCCATTTGCAACTATATAAACAATATTTCTTCAGTACACAAACAACTCAAGTCATTGCATTCCTCAAGTATcagaattcaaatatttctttcttATACAAGTCCTTTGGCATCAGTACATTATTTGTTGTGTggagatttaaaaaacaatgGGTTTCCGCATAGCAGGTATTATTAGACGAGTGTCATTTTCTACAACCCAAGCAGCCTCCAAGGGGATTGAAGTACCAAAAGGCTATCTTGCAGTCTATGTTGGAGATAAGATGAGGCGGTTTGTGATTCCAGTATCATACTTGAACCAACCTTCATTTCAAGAATTATTAAGTCAAGCAAAAGAAGAATTTGGATATGATCATCCAACTGGTGGTCTCACAATTCCATGTCAGGAGGATGTGTTCCTAAATGTCACCTCTCGCTTGAATGAGTTGTAAATCATGCTAATGGAGACGTAGATTAGATTAGTTGAGGCAAATTTGTACAGAAGGCACTttcttttatagaaaatattttacattttgttaTAACTCCATTGGAAGTTGAAACCTGTTGCCTGAATTAAAGTGCAACATAAGACATTGTTTAAACACTTTTTTGCTTTTGCCAAATCTCAATGAATTCTAATATATACAATAGTTTCATACTTTCATTATCAAATTTCAGTCCATATACATCAGGCTATTAGCTTTTACTAGTGATTAAGTTGACCAAGTCTATTGGAGATATTTACCAATATAATCATGACCCTATTGTATTTCAATATCTATTCTTGAGCTAAACAATGAGCACACAACACATTTGTCATGAAACAGCTTTTGCAACTTGTTGCTAGATTTTTCAATAATATGTAGTGCACTCAGTTTTTGACTTTCTGCTTTCAGCATCATAGAATAATTATCCGAAGTTAATTTGGTGCAGCTTACAATGCTATCATCCCTGAAAAACCATT harbors:
- the LOC100784233 gene encoding auxin-induced protein 6B-like, which codes for MGFRLPGIRRASFAENQASSKAVEVPKGYLAVYVGERMKRFVIPISYLTQSSFQDLLSRAEEEFGYDHPMGGLTIPCSEDVFQNITSPLNGL
- the LOC112998525 gene encoding auxin-induced protein X10A-like; its protein translation is MGFLIPGIIRQASFSASKATLKGVEVPKGYLAVYVGDKMRWFVIPVSYLNQPSFQQLLNQAEEEFGFDHPMGGLTIPCKEDEFLNLTSRLNEL
- the LOC112998524 gene encoding auxin-induced protein X10A-like — its product is MGFRLPGIRKASFAANKASSKSVDVPKGYLAVYVGEKIKRFVIPISYLNQLSFQDLLSQAEEEFGYDHPMGGLTIPCGEDVFLDTVSRLNMF
- the LOC100816803 gene encoding auxin-induced protein 6B-like → MGFRLPAIRRASFNANQSASKSAELPKGYLAVYVGDKQKRFVIPISYLNQPSFQDLLSQAEKEYGYDHPMGGLTIPCSEDVFQHITSRLNGQ